AAAACTCTCCTGGACAAGAAAAATTAACGAAGATCTATCTTGATATAGTATCCAGTGTTTCATTTCTAATAGGAGGTATTGCATCTATGTCGCTTTTTGAGTCTTCTGTTATCTATTTTGTTTCTACACCTTTTTTTATTTTAGGTTGTGCTATTATGGCAACTAATATCATTCGGACTTTGATCAGCAAACCACAGGCAGAAAAACCTACTGATAACCTCTCTCCAACCGCAAAAGCAGTTTAAGTGTTAACAAGTTAACTTATTTGACTTGTATAGGAATATTAGCTATAATACTAATAGTTTAATAATAAAAGAGGTTAGTATATGGATTTTTCAAACAGTCACCCAGATTTTTTTGAGGATAATGCTCATTATGTAATATCTGAATATAATAAGGATAATCCAGATCTGATAGATCGTAGTGCATATGTAGTAGAACGTGATGAATATGAGAATTTGGTATTCAAAAACTTATATACATATATATGTTCCGATGGAAACGTACATAAAGATATAATGCTTAATCCAAAATCTTTACAAATAGAAGAGAGGATAGAAGATAGCAGAATCAAAAAGTGTTATACAAATAACTATAAGATAGATAATGGAACTTTATCTTTAGATGAGAGAGAATTAGTATTCAATATAACTCCAGGTGAATGGAATGATTCAACAGAGTTCAGTGTAATTAGCATTAAAAAAGTATAAGTGAATTTAAAGCTTAGTGGTAAATAGGGGACTGAGTATCCTTATTTCAACATCAATTACTTGAATAGTTGCTCAAGCCATCAAAATAAAAATTTTTATTCAGTAATTTGTGTATAAAGGGTACTATTTTACTAGTAGTGAAATAAATCAGAATGAAGTCTATTTTATTAACGAGGCCTTTATTGGATTCGTTCAATACAAGAAATATATTGAGAAAGTATGGATACAAAGTTTTTATAGAACCAGTATTCACAATAAAGTACTTAAATCCTGATATATCTGCGTACGAATTTGACGTTGTGATATCTACAAGTAAAAACAGTGTAAAGGCTTTTAGTCAAATATGCAAAGTGGATGACTTTCCGATTATTACAGTTGGTAATTCAACCATGCAGGCTGCAAAAAATTTGGGATTTTCTGATATAATCTCAGCAGACAGCAACGTTGATGGTCTGATATCATTCATAAAAGCTCACTATTCAAGTGCAATAAAGTTCTTATATATAAGAGGACAAGAAGTATCATGTGACCTAAAAAAGAGATTATCTGAAGAAGATTTTAACGTAAGAGAAGTTGTACTCTATAAAACAATTATTAAAAGGAGTCTAACTAATAGGTGTAAAAATTTACTGTTGGATAGTAAAATTGATAGTGTTGCTTTTTTTTCCTCACAGACAGCAAGGGTATTTTGTTCATTAGTTCTAAAAAGTGGGCTATCTCATGTGATGAATAATACAGTTGCATATACCATGAGTAAAAACATTGCTGATAGTTTAAAGTTAATCAAATGGAAAAAAATTATAACATCGAGGTTGCCTACTGGGGAGAGTTTAATTGATATAATTAATAAGGACTGTTGATGCTAAAGATTGCAACTTGGAATGTAAACTCCATACGTAAAAGAGTTAACCAACTTTGTAGTTTTATAGTTGATAGTCAGATAGATATAGTTTTGCTGCAAGAGATAAAATGTACAGAAGAGCAATTTCCTTATGCAGAGATAGAAAAGTTAGGATATGAATATGCTATCTATGGACAAGTTGCAAGAAACGGCGTTTGTGTTTTATCTAAATATCCGATACTGGAAAAATTAAAAATTGATGTTGTAGAGAGTCATCAAGAAGCACGTTATATAGAGTGTGTGATAAAGCATACCAATAGTAAGATAAGGGTAGGAAGTGTATACGTTCCAAACGGTCAAAGCCCGGACTCTCACGCATTTGAATATAAACTCAAGTTTTTTGATAACCTATATGAAAGGATGAGCACTTTGTTAAAGAATGAAGAGTTAACTATTATAGCTGGCGATTATAATGTTGCACCGGATGAAATTGATGTCTTTGATTCAAATTTATTGAATGGCCAAGTGTGCTTTCATATAAAAGAACGTGAGAAGTTAAGAGCAGTCTTGAATCTTGGGTTTAAAGACGCGTTTAGAATATCTCACCCAAATTTGCAACAATTTACTTGGTGGCATTATCAAGGCAATTCACTCAGAAATAATCAAGGAATGCGAATAGATTATATGCTGTTATCACCACAAGCTGTAGATAAATTGGAAACATGCTACATAGATGATAGATTGCGTAAGCTAGAAAATCCGTCTGACCATACTCCTGTTGTATGTGCTATAGAATAATAGTAGACCTCTTACACAACTCACTTTTTGGCAAACCTAGGTCTTACTTGATTGCTGCTCTATGGTCTCTTCCCTTCGTTTGTTTTCCTTTCCTGCCCAAGATCGATCTTGCTGCTCACTCTTTTCGTTTCCCCTGTTGTTTTCCTGGGAAATTTGCTCAGGAACAGGTTGTTGTTCACTCTTTTCTTTTTCTTGGGAAATTTGTTCAGAAACAGAGGTGCCTTTCTCAACTCCTGTAACTGGGGTTTTTAAAATATCATCAATGCCCTCGAGAATTTTTCCATTCAGTTTTGCTCTCTTTTCTGTATCATCTTTATCTTGTGAGCTAGGGTCATACAAAGTACCTTTTTTGTTATTTGAAAAAAGAACTCCCACTCCTCCTTTTATAGCAAATATTGCACCAATAGCAGCAACAACTACCGCAAGTGTAGTAGGACCAAAAATTGATATTGAAGCAATGGAAAAAAGAATAGGAAGAAAGATCTTACGTAAGAACGTTGTTACCATCTCTTCATCACTGAGTGGTGGTTCATCTTCCTCTTTTTTGTCTTTACCGAAAAATGGCACCTTCTCTAATAATCCGTCTTTAATAGAGCCAAGAGCGTTTTTAGGATCTACCTTTACTCCAAGCGGCCACCCGAGAAGCTTTATTAGTGAATCTTTAGCTTCTGTACCCCGTATATCAGCTACACACTTGGTTATTATTTGTTGTATTTTATCATTATTGAATTTCTCTTCTCTAGCTAAGCCTTGCTCTCTAATTTCTTTAAATACAGAAAGTAAAAACTGACAGAAATTCTCTTCACTTAGTAACTTTATATCTTCTTGATTAATATTATTGAATATACCTTCATGATTTTTTGATATAAAAGTAAAAATTTTCTTTTCATTTCCATTCTGTAATCGCTCTAATCGTTTATTTAATGACTCCAGATCACTCTGTAATTTTTGTTTTTCTTGATCTGAAAGTTCTTCTTTCAATTTTTGTTTCTTCTTTTCTATTTCCTGTTTCGTTTGCTTTTCTAGATTTTCTAAAGTATCTAGGAAAGCACGATAGATTAACTGATGTTCCTCTTTTTCAAAAGTTTTCTCATCTTTGTTAGTTACCTGAGTAAATAGCCTTTGTTTTTTTTCTGGTAAAGTTCGTTTTATATCTGGCATAACTGACCTATTTGCATTTACCTATGTCTTAATTGTAGCATATTTTTCATATTAATTCAAATAATCTATACTCTTAGAATTCACGATGTTTAAGTCATAATTAAGAGAATTTAGACCCCAGTTGTCGCCAATTTTTACCTCCACTTCAAGTGGTATAGAAATTTCTATTGCATTTTCCATTACGTCTTTCATAAGTTTTGCTGTTTCTTGCACCTTTTCGTCTTCTACTTCAACCAGTAGTTCATCGTGAACCTGGAGGATTATTTTACCTACTTTCAATTGGTCAAAAAGCTGAATCATCGCACGTTTTATTATATCAGCAGCGGTGCCTTGCAGTGGTGCATTTATTGCTGCCCTTTCTGCAAATTGTCTTACATAAGGAATTGTATTGTTTATGTCTCTTACAAAGCATCTCCTGCCAAACAAAGTTTCTACATAACCATGCAATCTCGCGATAGACACTGCTTTTTCCATATAGACTTTTATTTCTGGGTAACAGGAAAAATAGTAATTAATGTATTCAGCAGCTTCCGCAATGGTAATTCCAAGCCGTTTTGCAAGGCCAAACGGACTAATGCCATATATAATTCCAAAATTAATGGATTTTGCTTTGCGTCTTAATTGCTCATCTATTTCTTGCACTCCAAAAACTTGCCTTGCGGTGATATCGTGAATATCTTGTCCGTTTGCAAAAGCTTCTTTAAATGCTGCAACGTTTGCAACGTGTGCCAAGAGTCTCAATTCTATTTGTGAATAGTCGGCAGAAATTATCTTATGTCCTTTTGGCGCAATAAATGCTTGTCTAATGAGATTTCCTTCTTCGCTTCTGATAGGAATGTTCTGTAAATTAGGATTGCTGGAGCTCAGCCTTCCAGTTGCAGTTGCAGTCGTTGAAAAGCTTGTGTGTATTCTACCATCAATGGGATCAACTTGCTTTATTAACGCATCAGTGTAGGTGCCTTTTAATTTACTTAAATGTCGCCAATTTAAGATTTTACTTGCGATTTCCGCTCCTTCTGCTTCAAGCGCCTCTAGAACCTCAGAATTGGTGCTATACGACCCATATTTTGACTTTTTCTTTTTATTAAGCCCCATTTTATTAAATAAGACATCACTTAATTGTTTTGGCGAAGCAATATTAAATCTTTCCTCTGCTAAGTTATATATCTCACTTTCAAGTACAGCAATTACCTGCTGAAATTTATCGGACAATTCCTGTAATTTTTGTATGTTCAGTAATATTCCATTTTTCTCCATATTAAATATCACTTTCATAAGTGGCTTATCGAAGCGCTCGTAAATTGTGAACAATTTTTCCTGAAATAACCTTTGCTTTAGCTTTTCATGAATTGCTATTAAAGTTTTTGCCGAGAAAATTTCTGCATTTTCACTCAAATTATGTGCAACTATGTTTGGAATACCGTGATCATGCTTTCCTGTATCCAAGCTATACGACATTATCATCAAATCATCAACTGATTCTAGCACTTTCTCTACTGCAGGGAAGATTTTCCTGATCTCTTTAATGTTATGTATTATTTTAAGCACCCCATTTGAGAGTAAAGTTGAGTTAATTGTAATGAGTGCATCTTGTATGCTGTCTTGCTCTATATAAAAAATATTACTTTCGCTATAAGATAGACTTAATACATTGTTTTCAAGGTGGTAATGAATTACAATTTTGCCTTCATATCTACAATGCTCCAAAAATTTCTCTAACTCTTCACTACTATATTCTGTTTTCTTTTCTGTGCTAGATCCATTGTAAGAAAAAAGCTTTTCCATTTTACCTATTAAGGAATTGAATTCATACTTCTTTAAAAAGGATAATAGTTTCTCCATATTTGGAGAATGGACTTCATATTTTGCAATATCATGTTGAATGTCTACTTTTTCGCATAGTGATAAAAGTTCTCTTGAAATTAGTGCTTTTTCCTTATGTTCGGTAAGAATATTACGAATCCTCGTTTGCTCAATGTTATCAATGTTCTCTATAATATTATTCAATGAATCAAATTCATCTAGTAATTTAGCTGCAGTCTTCGGCCCTATTCCTGGAACGCCTGGAATGTTATCGGATGCATCACCAGTTAGAGAAAATAAATCAAGAAGCTTGTTTGAATTTACACCAAATTTTTCTATTACTTGTTTTTCATCTATGTATATATTGTTAATGGGATCGAATATTAAAATATTGTGATTCAAGAGTTGAAACAAATCTTTATCTGACGAAACGACTACCACCTTAAAGTCTTGATGGTTGGCATACTTTGCAGCCAGTGTTGCAATTATGTCATCTGCTTCATAACCTTCAATTTCTTCATAGCTGAGGTTAAAAGCTTCTACCGCTTCCCTCAGTATGGTGAACTGTGGAATTAGATCCTCAGGAGGCGTTACTCTGTTTGCTTTGTACTCAGGATATAAATCGTGCCTAAAATTCTTTTTTCCTGCATCAAGTGCTATAATTAAGTAGTCTGAATGGGCAATGTACTTAAGAACCATATTCAGAAAGCCATATACACCACCTATTGGCATTCCTGTTGTGGTAATTAAGTGAGGTAGTACATAGTAAGCTCTGAAAAGAAAACCATAGCCATCGATGATTGTGAAAGTTTTTTCTTTCATTGTAGATATTTATGCGTGCTTTTGATGGTCCACTATTTAGCTGCGAAAATCAAGTTTTTGTTTTTCTGCTTTTGAGCGTTGTAAGAAATTTTACCGAAAATAGCATTTATGTATGGTTATACCAATTAGACTTCTTGCATAACCATATAACATTGGGAATAGAAACGAAAAACTTCCTTGACAAACTCCGCCAGCCCTCTTATCATGAGACTGAAGGTATTCAGTTATCTTCATCTGTGCAGATTAAACAGCAAAAAAACAACATAGTTGGCGTCTTATTTTTAATTTTTTGCACTATGTGCACCTTATGTCTTCACAACATTTTTAGGTTTTTACCTATATAAGCTGAAACGCGCTTATAAAGCGTTTAAGACAGTATAGAACGCCGATTTGCAGGATTAGAGAGTGACAACTAGCTAACACGGGATTTCTTTTGCCTTTTTTTCTGCTTAGTAAGTTTCTTAACGTTTATAATTTAGGTTAGTTGCATTTAAAAGCAGCTGAGTCGCGGTTATTAAACGTTTAAAACATAAAAAAACGCCAATACTGAAAATAGACAATGACCAGGGCTTCTTTTGCCTTTTTTTTCGTTTGGTAAATTTCTTAATATTTATAACTAAACGACAACCGTCATCCCGCTGCTTGTTAGCTGATGAGATACCGCGGCGGTATGACGGTTCGCGGCGGCATGACATAGGACTGCTGTCGTCCCGCTACGTGTTAGCGGCTAAGAGATATCGCGGCGGTATGACATAGGGAAACCTTGCTTGGGCCAGCTATAGATTACCTGATCTCACCATCTTTCCAATCACTTTATACATAATTCTCGGATTTTGAAAACTTACTTTGAGTGAATTGCTCATATTCTTCATCCTCTAGTTCTTCAAAAATCTCTGGATGTTGGTCACCTAGACGAACAATTATTGAAATGAGCTCTTTGTTTGTTTTTTTAAGTAAAAACCTTTCAAGGAGAGTTTGTTTATCAACATATCCCAGGCACATAGATGATCGATACTCCTTTCTGTCAAGATCAATCAAAGTAAAACCCGTTGCAGCCATATGCTTACATGGACCAAAGTAACAGAATGCAGGGCAGGAACATGTTCCACTGAAAAGAGGACCATCGTGCTTTAGTGTTACCTGATATTTACTTGACCCAACCACCTTTGATTTAGCGTGAGATTCATCAACAGATATGATCTGCACCTTTCCTTTGTTAAAATAATCTCTTCCGCTAGAGAGGTAGGGTTCTTTGATAAGACCTGTGATATCTTTATAATACAGTCTCATTTTTGCCTCCTTATTTCATATATAAAGCCCTCAATTTTCTAATATATCCTTTCTTCCATAAAAATTTATTAACCCACCACGACTTTTATATGGCGTTTCTTTCCTGCAGACAGTTTTATAAATGACCGACCTTTGAAGCTCTCGGAATTTATTATGTAGTTAACGTCGGTTATAATATTATCATTAACTTTGCACCCATTGCCCTGTATTAAACGCTTTGCAGCACCTTTGGACAATTCAAAACCAGCATCGTGTAACAGGTCTACTAAGGATGTGCCGCTTGCAACTTGTTCTTTTTTTATGATGTAATCAGGAAGTAGTGAGCTATCTTCATTTTCAAAAGCAGAAACTGCAGCAGATCGTGCAAGTTCTGCTTCTTTATTACCATGACATATTTTTGTCACTTCTGTTGCCAAAACTTTTTTTGCTTCATTTATTTCTTGATCCTTTAAAGATTCTAGTTTTCTAATCTCATCAATTGGCACATCAGTGAGCAATCTTAAAAAACGTCCAACATCTTGATCATCAACGTTGCGAAAATATTGCCAGTAGTCGTAAGGTTTTAGCATATCGCCATCGAGCCATATTGCTCCACTTTCAGTTTTGCCCATTTTTTTTCCTTGTGCATTTAATAAAAGAGGCGTAGTAAGGCCAAACAGCTCAGGTAAATTCAACTTTTTTCCAAGCTCAATTCCGTTTACTATATTTCCCCACTGGTCTGACCCTCCAATCTGCAGACGACAATCATATTTTTTGTTTAATTCAGTAAAGTCGTAAGCTTGCAATAGCATGTAATTGAATTCCAGAAAGCTTAAGGTTTGCTCTCTATCTAGCCTGGTTTTCACACTATCAAAACTTAGCATACGATTTACAGAAAAATAAGCTCCTATATCACGCAAAAAATCTATGTATTTTATGTTATCCAACCAATCTGCGTTATTTACTATCATTGCACCAGTCTTGCTGTCATTAAAAGACACCATTTTCTCTAATATTCTCCTTATATTGGATGTATTTTGATTGATGTTCTCTACGGGCAAGATGCTT
The window above is part of the Wolbachia endosymbiont (group A) of Bibio marci genome. Proteins encoded here:
- a CDS encoding uroporphyrinogen-III synthase; this translates as MKSILLTRPLLDSFNTRNILRKYGYKVFIEPVFTIKYLNPDISAYEFDVVISTSKNSVKAFSQICKVDDFPIITVGNSTMQAAKNLGFSDIISADSNVDGLISFIKAHYSSAIKFLYIRGQEVSCDLKKRLSEEDFNVREVVLYKTIIKRSLTNRCKNLLLDSKIDSVAFFSSQTARVFCSLVLKSGLSHVMNNTVAYTMSKNIADSLKLIKWKKIITSRLPTGESLIDIINKDC
- a CDS encoding exodeoxyribonuclease III, whose translation is MLKIATWNVNSIRKRVNQLCSFIVDSQIDIVLLQEIKCTEEQFPYAEIEKLGYEYAIYGQVARNGVCVLSKYPILEKLKIDVVESHQEARYIECVIKHTNSKIRVGSVYVPNGQSPDSHAFEYKLKFFDNLYERMSTLLKNEELTIIAGDYNVAPDEIDVFDSNLLNGQVCFHIKEREKLRAVLNLGFKDAFRISHPNLQQFTWWHYQGNSLRNNQGMRIDYMLLSPQAVDKLETCYIDDRLRKLENPSDHTPVVCAIE
- the polA gene encoding DNA polymerase I, which encodes MKEKTFTIIDGYGFLFRAYYVLPHLITTTGMPIGGVYGFLNMVLKYIAHSDYLIIALDAGKKNFRHDLYPEYKANRVTPPEDLIPQFTILREAVEAFNLSYEEIEGYEADDIIATLAAKYANHQDFKVVVVSSDKDLFQLLNHNILIFDPINNIYIDEKQVIEKFGVNSNKLLDLFSLTGDASDNIPGVPGIGPKTAAKLLDEFDSLNNIIENIDNIEQTRIRNILTEHKEKALISRELLSLCEKVDIQHDIAKYEVHSPNMEKLLSFLKKYEFNSLIGKMEKLFSYNGSSTEKKTEYSSEELEKFLEHCRYEGKIVIHYHLENNVLSLSYSESNIFYIEQDSIQDALITINSTLLSNGVLKIIHNIKEIRKIFPAVEKVLESVDDLMIMSYSLDTGKHDHGIPNIVAHNLSENAEIFSAKTLIAIHEKLKQRLFQEKLFTIYERFDKPLMKVIFNMEKNGILLNIQKLQELSDKFQQVIAVLESEIYNLAEERFNIASPKQLSDVLFNKMGLNKKKKSKYGSYSTNSEVLEALEAEGAEIASKILNWRHLSKLKGTYTDALIKQVDPIDGRIHTSFSTTATATGRLSSSNPNLQNIPIRSEEGNLIRQAFIAPKGHKIISADYSQIELRLLAHVANVAAFKEAFANGQDIHDITARQVFGVQEIDEQLRRKAKSINFGIIYGISPFGLAKRLGITIAEAAEYINYYFSCYPEIKVYMEKAVSIARLHGYVETLFGRRCFVRDINNTIPYVRQFAERAAINAPLQGTAADIIKRAMIQLFDQLKVGKIILQVHDELLVEVEDEKVQETAKLMKDVMENAIEISIPLEVEVKIGDNWGLNSLNYDLNIVNSKSIDYLN
- a CDS encoding SWIM zinc finger domain-containing protein: MRLYYKDITGLIKEPYLSSGRDYFNKGKVQIISVDESHAKSKVVGSSKYQVTLKHDGPLFSGTCSCPAFCYFGPCKHMAATGFTLIDLDRKEYRSSMCLGYVDKQTLLERFLLKKTNKELISIIVRLGDQHPEIFEELEDEEYEQFTQSKFSKSENYV
- the tyrS gene encoding tyrosine--tRNA ligase, which produces MKHKSEFLNFIQERGYLYQCTNIEGLDQLLSENNHIVAYIGFDCTAPSLHIGHLMHIMMFRHLQKFGYKPIVLLGGGTTKIGDPSFKDKARSILPVENINQNTSNIRRILEKMVSFNDSKTGAMIVNNADWLDNIKYIDFLRDIGAYFSVNRMLSFDSVKTRLDREQTLSFLEFNYMLLQAYDFTELNKKYDCRLQIGGSDQWGNIVNGIELGKKLNLPELFGLTTPLLLNAQGKKMGKTESGAIWLDGDMLKPYDYWQYFRNVDDQDVGRFLRLLTDVPIDEIRKLESLKDQEINEAKKVLATEVTKICHGNKEAELARSAAVSAFENEDSSLLPDYIIKKEQVASGTSLVDLLHDAGFELSKGAAKRLIQGNGCKVNDNIITDVNYIINSESFKGRSFIKLSAGKKRHIKVVVG